Proteins from a genomic interval of Niabella soli DSM 19437:
- the rpsK gene encoding 30S ribosomal protein S11, which yields MAKAQNSGKAAAKKRVVKVDAYGDAHISATFNNIIISLTNKTGQVISWSSAGKMGFRGSKKNTPYAAQMASADAAKVALDAGLKRVDVYVKGPGAGREGAIRSLSQSGIEIVMIKDVTPLPHNGCRPPKKRRV from the coding sequence ATGGCAAAAGCACAAAACAGCGGAAAAGCCGCTGCAAAGAAAAGAGTGGTGAAAGTGGACGCTTATGGCGATGCACACATTTCTGCCACCTTCAACAACATTATTATCAGTCTTACCAACAAAACCGGCCAGGTAATTTCCTGGAGCAGTGCCGGTAAAATGGGCTTCCGCGGTTCTAAAAAGAACACGCCGTATGCCGCTCAGATGGCATCTGCTGATGCTGCTAAAGTAGCGCTGGACGCGGGTTTGAAAAGAGTAGACGTATACGTAAAGGGACCCGGCGCCGGAAGAGAAGGAGCGATCCGCTCACTGTCTCAGTCTGGTATTGAAATTGTGATGATCAAAGACGTTACGCCTTTGCCGCACAATGGCTGCCGTCCTCCCAAGAAGAGAAGAGTATAA